One part of the Augochlora pura isolate Apur16 chromosome 3, APUR_v2.2.1, whole genome shotgun sequence genome encodes these proteins:
- the Mms4 gene encoding methyl methanesulfonate sensitivity 4 yields the protein MADIVVLSDSDISISSVKNDRPVNSNFDDDDFDFPEVHFHHANDEELSTADDYYNKNYLSNVSAPKLKKVCSSSSSTSTQNTKSKKRNVRTSSYSSSDSSDPIKFNEDKARHTTKVDKPAKKKSKDQLTEERLKRQQQLKVDKALKAIASKNSKNIQPGECMKFMEVILDKGIEQLNCKNEILTALINANIQFSISNELIPNSITWKRNIEHNYLDEDNEVCKTTNIEKVNQMLIIWNWNEVVTKVADGSFCATVSNIKESFPNYNIVLVIYGIGDYFTRRKQSKKSSKNGGQKTKSKSNCEFESYPEISKQQLQSCLNKIQIISKCSSRLIDKTEELALMVYQCTKAIAEIPFKAEKNKNLSSKFDWYVMGDNRNSVRVDKDGNGLKRLWQQQLCQFNLSSLEIAEAICSVYRCPADLMEAYNNCSQTEGLNLLKDIPIRRAVGPLTTSRKVGPELSKKVYIMFTSEDGEILLS from the exons atggcAGATATTGTTGTGCTGAGTGATTCAGATATATCTATTTCTTCTGTTAAAAATGATCGACCCGTAAATTCGAATTTCGACGATGATGACTTTGATTTTCCCGAAGTTCATTTTCATCATGCAAATGATGAGGAATTATCCACAGCAGAtgactattataataaaaattatttatccaacGTTAGTGCCcccaaattaaaaaaagtctGCTCATCATCATCATCTACAAGTACTCAAAACACTAAATCCAAAAAACGAAATGTTAGAACATCTTCCTATAGCTCATCAGATTCATCTGATCCGATCAAGTTTAATGAAGACAAAGCGAGACACACAACTAAAGTTGATAAACCtgctaaaaagaaaagtaaagaTCAGTTGACAGAGGAAAGGTTGAAAAGACAGCAACAACTGAAGGTAGACAAGGCACTGAAAGCAATTGCATCAAAAAACTCCAAAAACATTCAGCCAGGTGAATGCATGAAATTTATGGAAGTTATTCTAGATAAAGGTATTGAACAACTTAACTgtaagaatgaaattttaactgCATTAATTAATGCCAATATACAATTCAGTATTAGTAATGAATTAATCCCAAATAGCATTACatggaaaagaaatattgaacaCAATTATCTTGACGAAGATAATGAAGTATgtaaaacaacaaatattgaaaaagttaatcaaatgttaataatatggAATTGGAATGAGGTAGTAACAAAAGTAGCAGATGGCAGTTTTTGTGCAACTGTATCCAATATCAAAGAATCATTTCCAAACTACAATATAGTGTTAGTTATCTATGGCATAGGAGATTATTTCACAAGGAGAAAACAATCAAAGAAATCAAGTAAAAATGGAGGACAGAAAACTAAAAGTAAAAGCAATTGTGAGTTTGAAAGTTATCCTGAAATTTCAAAACAACAACTTCAGTCatgcttaaataaaatacaaattattagcAAGTGTAGCAGTAGATTAATAGATAAAACAGAAGAGTTGGCACTAATGGTATACCAGTGTACTAAAGCTATAGCAGAGATTCCATTTAAGGcagagaagaataaaaatttgtcaagcAAATTTGATTGGTATGTAATGGGAGATAACAGAAACTCAGTGCGCGTGGATAAAGATGGAAATGGATTGAAAAGATTATGGCAGCAACAACTTTGTCAATTCAACTTGAGTAGTCTGGAAATTGCAGAAGCAATCTGCTCCGTATATCGATGTCCTGCAGATTTGATGGAA gCCTATAACAATTGCTCACAAACAGAAGGACTCAATCTACTAAAAGATATACCA ATTAGAAGAGCAGTCGGACCTCTCACGACATCACGTAAAGTAGGCCCCGAATTAAGCAAAAAAGTCTATATAATGTTCACATCTGAAGAtggtgaaattttattaagttaa